The Paraphotobacterium marinum genome segment TACCTTTGGTACGGCAGCATCCGTGTTTAACCACGGTATGATTTTTTCTTTAGCTCTTTTAGGATTTAGCTTAAAAGAAATTCTTGTTGCAACAATTATTGCACCTCGAATGGGTAGATATAGTGACTGTTATTCAGTGGGAGATATGATTGCCAAAACATACGGAAAAAGAGCTAAAATAGCGACAGGAATTTTTAGTCTTTTAATTTGTGGGGGGATTTTAGGAGCACAAGTTGGTGCTTTAACGGTGATTATTCATTCAACACTTAATATAAATACCACTTTAGGTGTGATGATCAGTTTGCTCGTTTTGTTAATATATGCAAGCCTTGGTGGCATGCGTGCTGTAGTTTTTACAGATTTGTTTCAAGGCATAATCCTATTAATAGGCATACCCCTCACCTTTTTTATTGGATTAAATCATGTTGGTGGTTGGCAGCACGTCACATCAGTGGTACCTCATAGTTATCTTCATTTTCTTTCTAATGGAAAGGATTGGATATTTTTTGTTTTCTTGTTTTTAACTTTTATGTTAGGCGAAACCTTAGTACCACCATATGTTCAAAGGTTATTTATGGCGTCTTCAATTAAACAAACAGCAAAAGGTATTCTGTTAAGTGGCTTAGTATCAATACCTATCTTCTTAATATCTGGTGGAATTGGTTTAGTTGCATACGCGAGCAATAATCAAATTGATGCAAATACAGCCTTCCCTTTTATTGTCAATGAAATGTTACCAATAGGTTTACGAGGATTTATTATAGCTGCCCTTTTATCAATAATTTTATCCTCTGCGGCAGGATTTTTAAATGCGGCAAGCATTTCTTTTGTAAATGATTTAGTTAAGCCTATGAGTAAAAGTCCTGAAAAAATCAATTTTTTGAAAATGGCTCGTGTCAGCACCATTTTAGTTGGTATCATTTCTATTATATTTGCTTTAACAATTAAAAATGTCTTAAGTTTGTTATTGGCGGCATATAATTTTTGGTCTCCTATTATTTTAATTCCTCTTGTTGCTGCAATTTTTAATGTCAATGCCAAAGAGCGTGATTTTTTTATTGGGGCATTTTGCGGGATTGCTGGAAGTCTGGTTTGGGAGTTTGTTTTAAATGATCCATACAACATTTCACCAATTTTATTAGGCTTATTATGTAATTTAATTGGCTTCATAATTTCTTTAAGCTTTAGTAAAAGTTCCAAAAAGATGAATGACCAACAATCAATAACATCCAATATTTAAATTATTTATTGTTGCAAGATATACATTAAAGCCTCTAAGAGGCTTTAATGTATAAGATTATAAATGACTATTGTTGATGCTGATAATATTCTCTTAACTTTCTTCTCATAATTTTATTAGATGCTGTTCTAGGAAGTTTATCCAAGTTATAACATGAGCTTACTTTAAATAAAGGATTTAATTTATTTTTTATTAGATTTTGCATATCAGTTAAATCATTTTTGTTTTTATCACCAACATAACAAATTACTAATTTACTTGGTCCACCTCTTTTATCGCTGAGCTCTATAGCTGCAGCTTCATTTACATAGGATATTTCTGTTATTAACTCCTCAATTTGAGTGGAACTTACCTTTATGCCTCCTAAATTCATAGCGTCATCACTTCGACCTTGAATCTGATAATATCCATTCGTATGCTGAATTAAATTATCACCATGTCTTCTTAAAGTAAGTCCATCAATTTTGGGACAATCCTTATAATAAACTTTGAAATGGTCACCATTGATCAATTTATTTGAAAGACCCATAATTGGAGGAATTAAAAACACTTCTCCCCTTTTACTTAATTCACCATCATCATTTAAAATTACAAAATTTCCACCTAAGGTTGGCGTAGAAAAAAAAGAGGGCAAATTAGGCTGAATTAAGGTGGATGAAATATAACCTCCACCAGTTTCGGTTCCCCCACAATATTCAATGATGGGTTTATTATCAAATTGTTCCATTAATTCCTTCATTTGATGTGGATTAGAGCATTCACCAGATGAACTGAAACATTTAAGGTGTTGCCATCTAAATTGATTCATTGTTTTCTTTTGTAACCAACTAGATACAATACTTGGAACTAATCCAAGTACATTAACTTTAGCATTTTCAATAAAATGACCAAACTGACTATCTAAAGGTGAATCGTCATATAAAGCTATTGTGCCTTTATTAATCAATGTGGCAAAAACTAACCAAGGGCCCATCATCCAACCTAAATTAGTTGGCCAACATACGACATCTTTTGATTGTACGTCATGATGATAATATGCATCAGATGCAGATTTTATAGGTGTACAATGATTCCATGGAATTGCTTTGGGATTTCCAGTTGTTCCCGAAGAAAATAAAATGGTCATTTCTGTTTCAGGTGGGCAGTAATGAGTAATATCTTCAAAATTAGAAATCAAAAATTCTTCCCAAGAAATATCTTCGGCTTTAAGTTCTAAATTTTTATCTTCGTTACAGTAAACAACACATGGATACTGTCCAGCAACCTTTACTTTTGAATATAATTCGATTTTTTTTCCAGATCTAGTAACTACATCTTGAGTTATTACTAATTTTACATCCGTAATATTTAAACGAGTTTTTATTTCTTCAGCTGAAAATGAATCTGCTATGTTAACAGCTACTGCACCATATAAAATAACTCCCAAATAAGCAATAACAGATTCTGGGTTCATTGGCATATCGATCGCAACACGATCACCAGGAGAAATACCCTGTTTCTTTAAGGAATTGGCAAACTGCATACATTTTAGCTTTAATTCTTCATATGACATTTGCTCAATCTGATGGTGCTTATTTTCATAAATTAATGCAATATCCTGTTTGTCTGCATTAAAACAACTTTTTGCAATATTTATACTTGAGCCATATAACCACTTTGCATCATGAACACCTAAATCAAGGTTCAAAATATCCCGGTAGGGTTTGTCAAAAACGATATTTAATTTTTGAACTGTATAAGACCAAAAACCTTTTTTATCACTTTGAGAATACTTTAAAAAATCATCATAATTTAAAATATTATGATCAGTCATTGAATTTTCTATATTTGTTTTAACTTTTTTAATTGGTGATGTTCCTGTATGATTTTTTTCAGTCATTTTTATTCCCTTAAATTTAAAATACAGAATATGATTATAATGTCACAAATTATTTCAATTTGTGACTTAAATAAACTAATTCATATAAAAATTTCATTGTTTGACTTTTAATGATCTCATTTTTTATAAAGTATCTTTTATACAAACAAAAAGTGATTTAACTCACAGTTTACAAAATATATTAGGGAAAATAAACGTGACCAATGTCACATTAAGATCGAGTTTAGTCCATTTTTTTTTCATTGAGTGCGATCTGGATCACTTATAGGTTTTTATTTGTAATAATTTTTTGTGAAATGCGTCACGTATAATCCTTTATTTGAGCTATTTTTATAATGTGATACATTCAAAAAAAAATTTTAGGACACAACACAATGCAATCCAAATCTATTCAAACCAAAGTTCAAGCCTTTGGAAGATTTTTATCTAATATGGTTATGCCTAACATAGGTGCCTTTATTGCCTGGGGTTTGATTACCGCTTTATTTATACCCACAGGGTGGCTTCCAAATAAAAATTTTGAAACACTAGTACCTATAATTTTAACTTATTTACTTCCAATACTCTTAGCCTTTACTGGAGGAAAATTAGTTTACAAAGAAAGAGGAGCAGTGGTAGGAAGTATTGTTGTCATGGGTGCAATTGCTGCATCACCAAATACACCTATGTTTCTTGGTGCAATGATTTTAGGTCCTCTTGGCGGATATGTCATAAAAGTTTTTGATAAATTAATTGATGGAAAAATAAAAAGTGGATTTGAGATGCTTGTTAATAACTTTTCAGCAGGTATCATCGGATTAATATTAGCACTGATAGCATATGAGTTTGTCGCTCCATTTTTACACCTTATAACTCAGTTTTTGACTTTCGGTGTACAGTTTTTAATATCTAATAATTTACTCCCCCTTACATCTATATTTGTAGAGCCAGGAAAAATATTATTTTTAAATAATGCTATTAATCAAGGTATATTTACACCTATTGGAATACAACAAGCCAAGGATCTTGGTCATTCAATATTTTTCTTAATAGAGGCTAATCCTGGTCCTGGTGTTGGTATGCTTTTAGCTTATATGTTTTTTGGAAAAGGCACAGCAAAACAGACTGCTCCAAGCGCCATCATTATACAATTTTTCGGGGGTATTCATGAAATTTATTTCCCTTATGTCTTAATGAAACCAAGATTGATATTAGCATTAATTGCTGGTGGAATGACAAATGTATTTATCTTAACAATATTTAAAGCTGGATTAATTGCTCCCGCATCTCCTGGATCAATTTTTGCAGTTCTTTTAATGACACCAAAAGGTTCTTATATTGGTGTTATATTATCAGTAATATGCTCTGCTGCAGTCTCTTTTATCATTTCTTCAATTTTATTAAAATTAGAAAAAAGTTCTAAAGAGGATAACTTGGAAGAGGCTCAAAATAAAATGAAAAACCTCAAAAATGAATCCAAGGGTGTCCCGAATCAAGAAATTGATTACTCGACCATCAAGAAAATTATTGTAGCGTGTGATGCAGGTATGGGATCCAGTGCAATGGGTGCCGGATTATTAAAGAAAAAATTAAATAATAAAAATATAGAAATAGAGTCATATAATACTGCAATTAATGATATACCCAAAGATGCAGATCTTGTAATCACACACAAAGATCTGACGCCAAGAGCTAAAGAAACTGCTGACCATGCGCACCACCTATCACTGAATAACTTTTTA includes the following:
- a CDS encoding sodium:solute symporter family protein; this encodes MIIDLSIVILFLLINLWIGYQSSKSVTDFSIFSVGHRSFSSFLIFCTLTATFVGGGYTFGTAASVFNHGMIFSLALLGFSLKEILVATIIAPRMGRYSDCYSVGDMIAKTYGKRAKIATGIFSLLICGGILGAQVGALTVIIHSTLNINTTLGVMISLLVLLIYASLGGMRAVVFTDLFQGIILLIGIPLTFFIGLNHVGGWQHVTSVVPHSYLHFLSNGKDWIFFVFLFLTFMLGETLVPPYVQRLFMASSIKQTAKGILLSGLVSIPIFLISGGIGLVAYASNNQIDANTAFPFIVNEMLPIGLRGFIIAALLSIILSSAAGFLNAASISFVNDLVKPMSKSPEKINFLKMARVSTILVGIISIIFALTIKNVLSLLLAAYNFWSPIILIPLVAAIFNVNAKERDFFIGAFCGIAGSLVWEFVLNDPYNISPILLGLLCNLIGFIISLSFSKSSKKMNDQQSITSNI
- a CDS encoding PTS mannitol transporter subunit IICBA is translated as MQSKSIQTKVQAFGRFLSNMVMPNIGAFIAWGLITALFIPTGWLPNKNFETLVPIILTYLLPILLAFTGGKLVYKERGAVVGSIVVMGAIAASPNTPMFLGAMILGPLGGYVIKVFDKLIDGKIKSGFEMLVNNFSAGIIGLILALIAYEFVAPFLHLITQFLTFGVQFLISNNLLPLTSIFVEPGKILFLNNAINQGIFTPIGIQQAKDLGHSIFFLIEANPGPGVGMLLAYMFFGKGTAKQTAPSAIIIQFFGGIHEIYFPYVLMKPRLILALIAGGMTNVFILTIFKAGLIAPASPGSIFAVLLMTPKGSYIGVILSVICSAAVSFIISSILLKLEKSSKEDNLEEAQNKMKNLKNESKGVPNQEIDYSTIKKIIVACDAGMGSSAMGAGLLKKKLNNKNIEIESYNTAINDIPKDADLVITHKDLTPRAKETADHAHHLSLNNFLDNSFYDELIEKILSFGSHKTAQDNLDKSHEEEQDQEQCFQISEKNIFLQRKESNKEDAINFIGEQLVNLGYVSEEYVEGMHAREKLVSTYLGESIAVPHGTIEAKEFIKHTGILFCQFPNGIQWGDDEEDIANIVIGIAAQGDNHIQILSSITNALDDENSLEILKNTHQKTDVLNILQPNNE
- a CDS encoding AMP-binding protein; this translates as MTEKNHTGTSPIKKVKTNIENSMTDHNILNYDDFLKYSQSDKKGFWSYTVQKLNIVFDKPYRDILNLDLGVHDAKWLYGSSINIAKSCFNADKQDIALIYENKHHQIEQMSYEELKLKCMQFANSLKKQGISPGDRVAIDMPMNPESVIAYLGVILYGAVAVNIADSFSAEEIKTRLNITDVKLVITQDVVTRSGKKIELYSKVKVAGQYPCVVYCNEDKNLELKAEDISWEEFLISNFEDITHYCPPETEMTILFSSGTTGNPKAIPWNHCTPIKSASDAYYHHDVQSKDVVCWPTNLGWMMGPWLVFATLINKGTIALYDDSPLDSQFGHFIENAKVNVLGLVPSIVSSWLQKKTMNQFRWQHLKCFSSSGECSNPHQMKELMEQFDNKPIIEYCGGTETGGGYISSTLIQPNLPSFFSTPTLGGNFVILNDDGELSKRGEVFLIPPIMGLSNKLINGDHFKVYYKDCPKIDGLTLRRHGDNLIQHTNGYYQIQGRSDDAMNLGGIKVSSTQIEELITEISYVNEAAAIELSDKRGGPSKLVICYVGDKNKNDLTDMQNLIKNKLNPLFKVSSCYNLDKLPRTASNKIMRRKLREYYQHQQ